A single region of the Brachypodium distachyon strain Bd21 chromosome 3, Brachypodium_distachyon_v3.0, whole genome shotgun sequence genome encodes:
- the LOC100823495 gene encoding protein CDI, producing MTVSPLLPPSGSPFRVFVGYDPREHEAYEVCRRSLLRHATVPLDVRPVRQPDLRAAGLYWRARGPTESTEFSFTRFLTPYLAGYRGWALFVDCDFLYLADVAELLASAVPASADDPAAAADRLAVVCVKHEYAPAEATKMDGAIQTVYPRKNWSSMVLYNCAHPKNVAALTPEAVSTQTGAFLHRFSWLDDDEIGEVPFAWNFLVGHNKVDPADPATQPKALHYTCGGPWFERYKDCDFADLWIKEAEGLRADKERLKALGDLQLQDGDEGDKKGD from the coding sequence ATGACGGTGtccccgctgctgccgccgtcggGGTCGCCGTTCCGCGTCTTCGTCGGCTACGACCCGCGGGAGCACGAGGCGTACGAGGTgtgccgccgcagcctgcTCCGCCACGCCACCGTGCCGCTCGACGTGCGCCCCGTCCGCCAGCCCgacctccgcgccgccggcctctaCTGGCGCGCCAGGGGCCCCACGGAGAGCACCGAGTTCTCCTTCACCCGCTTCCTCACCCCTTACCTCGCCGGCTACCGCGGCTGGGCGCTCTTCGTCGACTGCGACTTCCTCTACCTCGCCGACGTCGCCGagctcctcgcctccgccgtccccgcctccgccgacgacccggccgccgccgcagaccgGCTCGCCGTCGTCTGCGTCAAGCACGAGTACGCGCCCGCCGAGGCCACCAAGATGGACGGCGCCATCCAGACCGTCTACCCGCGCAAGAACTGGTCCTCCATGGTGCTCTACAACTGCGCGCACCCCAAGAACGTCGCCGCGCTCACCCCGGAAGCCGTCAGCACCCAGACCGGCGCCTTCCTCCACCGCTTCTCCtggctcgacgacgacgagatcGGGGAGGTGCCATTCGCCTGGAACTTCCTCGTCGGGCACAACAAGGTCGACCCCGCCGACCCGGCCACGCAACCCAAGGCCCTGCACTACACCTGCGGCGGACCCTGGTTCGAGAGGTACAAGGACTGCGACTTCGCGGACCTCTGGATCAAGGAAGCCGAGGGGCTCAGGGCCGACAAGGAGAGGCTCAAGGCCTTGGGCGACTTGCAGCTCCAggacggcgacgagggcgACAAGAAGGgtgattga